From the Cucurbita pepo subsp. pepo cultivar mu-cu-16 unplaced genomic scaffold, ASM280686v2 Cp4.1_scaffold000836, whole genome shotgun sequence genome, one window contains:
- the LOC111785921 gene encoding E3 ubiquitin-protein ligase UPL5-like encodes MSIAEFPATVERVHINSGTADAEHCLLNRHNSQGHRHPCVSSKRKLDDYAASLDDEDEDAPLFDLISIRMKKDETSAIDSSFDGRLGEGTSSDFEYRGFDDSSTSMAAETSLKPILSPHELQFFVRTMSVGNTMVMLANTNDTVMSLHERIQSITRIPVFEQRLIYRGRQLQHEQSLRECSIQNNAELQLVGRMRSTEHPKAWQIVDDMVSLVLRLYRGEVVFSASEILTTLMTDFLSLATQTDLDPAMKQLQVFLSLSAPAALVMLYLSPIKGNTDCADNLIKHFMDLLCHSVPKSLKKCCAIIVLEFCNLLRRDTPEDSLYVLCRSTLGSLLETDGNSRGMRCLESVWGPIKTPELFPFVNELANKLSIDLSSSIRSPTSAGPSVTDISDFTAFLLPLRNAIPEKLSFHGSKNVPLDRGGFRDSSYGEEGEFLHNIYLSLLKQMDICLQGMEAFLTDKGKGNCVIPYIGWSQYLPILKELNDISLLFQGLKEEFWAIMRPRKSSICELIIRFAKRADDYSWILCHKDVINSESRRHLSMLMFPEPTEDYEELQEMLIDRSQLLEESFEYITNASVEALRHGLFVLFKNEEATGPGVLREWFLLVCKAIFNPQNALFVACPNDRRRFFPNPVSKVDPMHLSYFSFSGRVIALALMHNVQVGVVFDRVFFLQLAG; translated from the coding sequence ATGTCTATCGCCGAATTTCCTGCCACCGTCGAACGGGTCCACATCAACAGCGGTACTGCCGACGCCGAACACTGCCTGCTTAATCGCCACAACTCTCAGGGTCACCGTCATCCTTGCGTCTCGTCCAAGCGCAAGTTAGATGACTATGCTGCCAGTCTTGACGACGAGGACGAGGACGCTCCGTTGTTTGACTTAATTTCTATCAGAATGAAGAAAGACGAAACGAGTGCGATCGACTCCTCTTTTGATGGACGGTTGGGTGAAGGAACTAGCTCCGACTTTGAGTATCGGGGTTTTGATGATTCCTCGACCTCTATGGCGGCAGAAACCTCACTAAAGCCCATTCTCTCTCCGCACGAGTTGCAATTTTTTGTCAGAACGATGTCCGTCGGGAATACTATGGTAATGCTCGCCAATACTAACGATACAGTGATGTCGCTTCATGAGCGGATACAATCTATTACGCGCATACCAGTTTTTGAGCAGAGGTTGATATATAGGGGAAGGCAACTCCAGCACGAACAGTCACTACGCGAGTGTTCGATACAGAACAATGCCGAGCTGCAATTAGTTGGTCGCATGAGGAGCACGGAGCATCCGAAAGCTTGGCAGATTGTTGACGACATGGTTTCATTGGTTCTACGACTTTATAGGGGGGAGGTTGTGTTTTCTGCTTCGGAAATTCTCACTACCTTGATGACCGATTTCTTAAGTTTGGCTACGCAAACGGACTTAGATCCGGCAATGAAGCAACTCCAGGTTTTCTTGTCCCTTTCTGCCCCAGCAGCGCTAGTGATGCTTTATTTGTCTCCGATTAAAGGAAATACAGATTGTGCTGATAATTTGATTAAGCATTTTATGGATTTGCTTTGTCATTCAGTTCCCAAATCGTTAAAAAAGTGCTGTGCGATTATAGTATtagaattttgtaatttgctTAGGAGAGATACTCCGGAGGACAGTTTATATGTTTTATGCCGCAGTACACTGGGCTCATTGTTGGAAACTGATGGCAATAGTCGCGGGATGAGATGCTTAGAAAGTGTTTGGGGACCCATCAAAACGCCCGAGCTTTTTCCGTTTGTTAATGAACTGGCCAATAAATTGTCCATCGACTTATCCTCAAGCATACGGTCTCCCACAAGTGCAGGGCCTTCTGTGACTGATATTAGTGATTTTACAGCATTTTTACTTCCTTTACGCAATGCAATTCCAGAGAAATTGAGTTTTCATGGCTCCAAGAATGTGCCACTGGATAGGGGAGGCTTTAGGGATTCTTCTTATGGAGAAGAGGGTGAATTTCttcataatatatatcttaGTTTGTTGAAACAGATGGATATATGTCTTCAAGGAATGGAAGCTTTCTTGACCGACAAAGGAAAGGGGAACTGTGTAATCCCCTACATAGGATGGTCTCAGTATCTTCCAATTCTAAAAGAATTGAATGACATCTCCCTTCTTTTCCAGGGTCTTAAAGAAGAATTTTGGGCAATCATGAGGCCAAGGAAATCTTCTATTTGTGAGCTCATTATTAGATTTGCAAAGCGAGCTGATGATTATTCGTGGATTCTTTGCCACAAGGATGTAATAAATTCTGAATCTAGAAGACATCTGTCAATGCTTATGTTTCCTGAGCCAACAGAGGATTATGAGGAACTGCAGGAAATGCTGATTGATAGGTCCCAATTATTGGAAGAATCTTTTGAGTACATCACAAATGCGAGTGTTGAGGCTCTACGCCATGGACTATTCGTGCTATTCAAAAATGAGGAGGCTACGGGCCCTGGTGTCTTGCGAGAGTGGTTTTTGCTGGTCTGCAAGGCTATTTTTAACCCACAAAATGCCCTTTTTGTTGCATGTCCTAATGATCGAAGAAGGTTCTTTCCCAACCCTG
- the LOC111785922 gene encoding inositol monophosphatase 1-like isoform X1, which produces MSDHDSLQEFLAAAVDAAKKAGQLIREKFYLTKHVVHKGEVDLVTETDKACEDLVFGHLKQRFPSHKFIGEETTAANGAVELTDEPTWIVDPIDGTTNFVHGFPFVCVSIGLTIGKVPTVGVVFNPIIDELFTGIRGQGAYLNGKAIKVSSQDELMKSLLAIEIAATRDKSYIDATTGRINRLLFKARSLRISGSCALSLCDIACGRMDLFYINGYGGPWDVAAGAVIVMEAGGLVYDPSGTEFDITATRVASSNPLLKEAFVEALAHP; this is translated from the exons ATGTCTGATCATG ATTCGCTTCAAGAGTTCCTTGCCGCTGCTGTCGATGCTGCCAAGAAAGCCGGTCAG TTGATTCGTGAGAAATTCTACTTAACCAAACATGTCGTACACAAAGGAGAG GTGGATTTGGTCACTGAAACTGACAAAGCTTGTGAAGATCTTGTATTTGGTCATCTCAAGCAGCGTTTTCCATCGCACAAG TTTATTGGTGAAGAAACTACAGCTGCTAATGGTGCTGTAGAGCTGACTGATGAGCCCACATGGATAGTAGATCCCATCGATGGAACTACTAACTTTGTTCACGG GTTTCCCTTTGTTTGTGTCTCAATTGGTTTAACTATTGGCAAAGTTCCAACAGTTGGTGTTGTATTCAATCCAATCATTGATGAG CTTTTTACTGGCATTCGTGGACAAGGGGCGTATCTCAATGGGAAAGCCATTAAAG TATCCTCCCAAGATGAACTAATGAAATCTCTTCTGGCAATTGAG ATTGCAGCGACACGTGACAAATCGTATATAGATGCTACTACTGGCAGAATCAATAGGCTTCTCTTTAAG GCGAGATCTCTTAGGATAAGTGGATCATGTGCATTAAGTCTCTGCGACATTGCGTGTGGAAGAATGGatctattttatataaatggCTATGGAGGTCCTTGGGACGTGGCTGCTGGCGCCGTGATCGTCATGGAAGCTGGAGGATTGGTCTATGACCC ATCTGGTACAGAATTTGATATCACAGCAACGAGAGTTGCTTCCTCTAATCCACTTCTGAAGGAGGCATTTGTTGAAGCTTTGGCACATCCTTGA
- the LOC111785922 gene encoding inositol monophosphatase 1-like isoform X2 gives MVDSLQEFLAAAVDAAKKAGQLIREKFYLTKHVVHKGEVDLVTETDKACEDLVFGHLKQRFPSHKFIGEETTAANGAVELTDEPTWIVDPIDGTTNFVHGFPFVCVSIGLTIGKVPTVGVVFNPIIDELFTGIRGQGAYLNGKAIKVSSQDELMKSLLAIEIAATRDKSYIDATTGRINRLLFKARSLRISGSCALSLCDIACGRMDLFYINGYGGPWDVAAGAVIVMEAGGLVYDPSGTEFDITATRVASSNPLLKEAFVEALAHP, from the exons ATGGTGG ATTCGCTTCAAGAGTTCCTTGCCGCTGCTGTCGATGCTGCCAAGAAAGCCGGTCAG TTGATTCGTGAGAAATTCTACTTAACCAAACATGTCGTACACAAAGGAGAG GTGGATTTGGTCACTGAAACTGACAAAGCTTGTGAAGATCTTGTATTTGGTCATCTCAAGCAGCGTTTTCCATCGCACAAG TTTATTGGTGAAGAAACTACAGCTGCTAATGGTGCTGTAGAGCTGACTGATGAGCCCACATGGATAGTAGATCCCATCGATGGAACTACTAACTTTGTTCACGG GTTTCCCTTTGTTTGTGTCTCAATTGGTTTAACTATTGGCAAAGTTCCAACAGTTGGTGTTGTATTCAATCCAATCATTGATGAG CTTTTTACTGGCATTCGTGGACAAGGGGCGTATCTCAATGGGAAAGCCATTAAAG TATCCTCCCAAGATGAACTAATGAAATCTCTTCTGGCAATTGAG ATTGCAGCGACACGTGACAAATCGTATATAGATGCTACTACTGGCAGAATCAATAGGCTTCTCTTTAAG GCGAGATCTCTTAGGATAAGTGGATCATGTGCATTAAGTCTCTGCGACATTGCGTGTGGAAGAATGGatctattttatataaatggCTATGGAGGTCCTTGGGACGTGGCTGCTGGCGCCGTGATCGTCATGGAAGCTGGAGGATTGGTCTATGACCC ATCTGGTACAGAATTTGATATCACAGCAACGAGAGTTGCTTCCTCTAATCCACTTCTGAAGGAGGCATTTGTTGAAGCTTTGGCACATCCTTGA